From a single archaeon BMS3Bbin15 genomic region:
- a CDS encoding prefoldin subunit alpha, which yields MENSQKLNPEQIIAEYESLKSQAKAYEQNLQMIQGSFTELQSALETLRELDKLEENREALIPLGAGAFIEAVITKPEGAILSIGADVSVKKPMEEALKDLEGKIQDLEKVRKEHSARYEEILQRLQTITPVVEQIMAAFQQQQTGQRNIGESLVQQNKK from the coding sequence ATGGAAAATTCGCAGAAGTTGAATCCAGAGCAGATAATTGCGGAATATGAATCGCTGAAATCTCAGGCTAAGGCTTATGAGCAGAATCTTCAGATGATTCAAGGCAGTTTTACAGAACTTCAGTCAGCTCTTGAAACACTTCGGGAACTGGATAAACTTGAGGAGAATAGGGAAGCTCTTATACCTCTTGGTGCTGGTGCCTTCATTGAAGCTGTTATTACAAAGCCAGAGGGTGCGATTCTGAGCATTGGGGCAGATGTCTCGGTTAAGAAGCCCATGGAGGAAGCTCTTAAAGACCTTGAGGGAAAGATTCAGGACCTTGAGAAGGTTAGAAAGGAGCACTCTGCCAGATATGAAGAGATTCTCCAGAGACTTCAGACTATAACTCCTGTTGTGGAGCAGATTATGGCTGCCTTTCAGCAGCAGCAGACAGGACAACGCAATATAGGTGAATCTCTTGTTCAACAAAATAAAAAATAA
- a CDS encoding 50S ribosomal protein LX, with product MEIKTFRIKGKFKMGERMQPFVWECRALDSERATEKMFSEFGSRHGTRRNMIKISSLEEIKPEDAERPEVKFYAGIED from the coding sequence ATGGAGATTAAGACCTTCAGGATTAAAGGTAAATTTAAAATGGGTGAACGCATGCAACCCTTTGTATGGGAATGCAGGGCTTTGGACAGTGAACGAGCTACAGAGAAAATGTTTTCAGAGTTTGGAAGTAGACATGGTACCAGAAGAAACATGATTAAAATATCGTCTCTTGAGGAAATCAAACCTGAAGATGCTGAAAGACCTGAGGTAAAATTCTATGCAGGAATAGAGGATTAA
- the ftsY gene encoding signal recognition particle receptor FtsY translates to MFNKIKNKFRKITETIKSTAEEEEEKKVGVIDKAKAFISGYVILDEKKLDEILDDFEISLLESDVALSVVDKIIGDIKSELYSKKIRKSELDSTIKNALRKSLHDVIKNPEKSLEEMIEENTEKPFVIAFVGINGTGKTTTIAKIAKRLKDRGYSCVISASDTFRAGAVEQLETHSKKLGIKLIKHSKGADPAAVAFDAIKHARAKGIDTVLIDTAGRMETNTNLMDEMKKIIRVAKPDFILFVGDALTGNSALEQAEKFNSAVGIGGVILTKADADVKGGAALSIAEATGRPIFFLGTGQESDDLEAFDAGKFIEEILGD, encoded by the coding sequence TTGTTCAACAAAATAAAAAATAAGTTCAGGAAAATTACAGAGACAATCAAATCAACTGCGGAGGAGGAAGAGGAGAAGAAGGTAGGCGTAATAGACAAGGCCAAAGCCTTTATTTCCGGTTATGTCATTCTTGATGAGAAGAAGCTTGACGAGATTCTCGATGATTTTGAAATTTCACTTCTGGAAAGCGACGTGGCTCTATCTGTCGTGGACAAGATTATTGGAGATATAAAGAGCGAGCTTTATTCAAAAAAAATCAGGAAGAGTGAGCTGGATTCTACTATTAAAAATGCTCTCAGAAAATCTCTTCATGATGTTATTAAAAACCCTGAGAAAAGTCTTGAGGAAATGATAGAAGAGAATACCGAAAAGCCTTTTGTGATTGCTTTCGTTGGAATAAATGGCACAGGCAAGACCACAACCATAGCAAAAATTGCAAAGAGGCTTAAGGATAGAGGCTATAGCTGTGTAATCTCTGCCAGTGATACCTTCAGAGCAGGTGCGGTAGAGCAGCTTGAGACTCATAGTAAAAAACTTGGTATAAAGCTTATAAAGCATTCAAAAGGTGCCGACCCTGCTGCCGTGGCCTTTGATGCCATAAAGCATGCCAGAGCAAAGGGAATAGATACAGTGCTTATAGATACAGCAGGCAGGATGGAGACAAATACAAACCTGATGGATGAGATGAAGAAGATTATAAGAGTTGCAAAGCCCGACTTCATTCTTTTTGTCGGAGATGCTCTGACAGGAAATTCTGCCCTTGAGCAGGCTGAAAAATTCAACAGCGCAGTTGGAATAGGTGGTGTTATACTGACAAAGGCTGATGCTGATGTGAAGGGTGGTGCAGCTCTGAGTATTGCGGAAGCAACAGGAAGGCCAATATTCTTTCTTGGCACAGGGCAGGAATCTGATGACCTTGAAGCCTTTGATGCCGGGAAGTTTATAGAGGAAATTCTCGGAGATTGA
- the tatD gene encoding Tat-linked quality control protein TatD — protein sequence MLDAHCHISFKKFNRDREEVIARAAGLGISMVDSAVSVYTALRSLELSSIYDNIHTSIGVHPYRAPSMPRDIIEEIKKIASGGDIVAVGEIGLDYHLKHKGEKQESVFREFLSLAVELSLPAVIHCREAEKEAFEILLELEVEKALFHCYSGSISLAERILEEGYSISLATNLCYSGHQRKLAESLPIKSIILETDSPYLSPVKQIKRNEPAFIEESVKVIEEIKGEDNRKIKEITERNTGKFYAI from the coding sequence ATGCTGGATGCCCACTGTCATATAAGCTTCAAAAAGTTTAACAGGGATAGGGAGGAGGTTATAGCCAGAGCCGCAGGTCTGGGTATTTCAATGGTGGATAGTGCAGTTTCGGTTTACACTGCTTTAAGGTCTCTGGAACTCTCTTCTATATATGATAATATACATACTTCCATAGGTGTACATCCCTACAGGGCACCTTCCATGCCACGGGATATTATAGAGGAGATTAAAAAGATTGCTTCGGGAGGTGATATTGTGGCAGTTGGCGAGATAGGTCTGGATTATCATCTCAAGCATAAGGGTGAAAAGCAGGAGAGTGTTTTCAGAGAGTTTCTCAGTCTTGCAGTAGAACTTTCACTTCCGGCTGTTATTCACTGCAGAGAGGCTGAAAAAGAGGCTTTCGAAATTCTTCTTGAACTTGAAGTGGAAAAGGCACTGTTTCACTGTTATTCTGGAAGTATAAGTCTTGCAGAGCGGATTCTGGAGGAAGGTTATTCTATATCCCTTGCCACAAACCTGTGTTATTCCGGGCATCAAAGAAAGTTGGCTGAAAGCCTTCCTATTAAAAGTATTATTCTCGAAACAGACAGCCCATACCTGAGCCCTGTGAAACAGATAAAGAGAAATGAGCCTGCCTTTATTGAGGAGAGCGTTAAGGTTATTGAGGAGATAAAAGGTGAAGATAACAGAAAGATAAAAGAGATTACAGAAAGGAATACAGGGAAATTCTATGCAATATGA
- a CDS encoding 50S ribosomal protein L31e, translated as MAEERIYTIPLRDVKENVPSSKRAAKAIRYIKKFVAKHMKNENVKLSESVNEKVWERGIKKIPSKVRVRVKTQEDGSVSVEMAE; from the coding sequence ATGGCAGAAGAAAGGATATATACAATCCCTCTTAGAGATGTAAAGGAAAATGTGCCTTCAAGTAAGAGGGCAGCCAAGGCTATAAGATATATAAAGAAATTTGTAGCCAAGCACATGAAGAATGAGAATGTCAAACTTTCTGAGTCCGTGAATGAAAAAGTATGGGAGAGGGGTATAAAAAAAATACCCTCAAAGGTCAGAGTCAGGGTGAAGACTCAGGAAGATGGTAGTGTTTCAGTTGAAATGGCTGAGTAA
- a CDS encoding 50S ribosomal protein L39e, which translates to MGKLMLSRKLRFAKAMKQNRPVPVWVVGKTIGRVKTHPKRRNWRRSKLKM; encoded by the coding sequence ATGGGTAAACTTATGTTATCAAGGAAGCTTAGATTTGCTAAGGCTATGAAGCAGAACCGCCCTGTCCCTGTCTGGGTTGTGGGTAAAACCATTGGAAGAGTGAAAACACATCCTAAAAGGCGAAACTGGAGAAGAAGTAAACTTAAGATGTGA
- a CDS encoding translation initiation factor IF-6, which yields MLKLTSYNKNVNIGIVARANDSLAVIPKGASESVEKDVKEVLDVDVVKMNLSGTSLIGAFLAMNNNGAVVSSIVLESEVEELRDAGLKVNVVDDRLNALGNLVIATDKGALAYSGLKTETIKKMERSLGCSVKVVSSLGKYKTIGSLGIATTKGALFHPDVTDKELEVIEKALKVEVDIGTVNMGIGFVRTGLVANKNGALIGENTTGPEVFRIEEALGYL from the coding sequence ATGCTTAAGCTTACAAGCTACAATAAAAATGTGAACATTGGCATTGTAGCCAGAGCCAACGATAGCCTTGCAGTAATTCCAAAAGGTGCTTCGGAGAGTGTCGAGAAGGATGTAAAGGAAGTTCTTGATGTTGATGTGGTTAAAATGAATCTATCAGGAACAAGCCTCATAGGTGCCTTTCTTGCCATGAATAACAATGGGGCAGTTGTTAGTAGTATAGTTCTGGAAAGTGAGGTAGAGGAACTTAGAGATGCAGGTTTAAAAGTAAATGTTGTTGACGATAGACTCAATGCTCTGGGAAATCTTGTAATTGCTACTGATAAAGGGGCTCTAGCTTATTCTGGCCTTAAAACAGAGACAATTAAGAAAATGGAGCGAAGCTTGGGATGCAGTGTTAAAGTTGTAAGTTCTCTTGGAAAATATAAAACTATTGGCAGTCTGGGCATTGCAACAACAAAAGGGGCTCTGTTTCATCCAGATGTTACAGATAAAGAACTTGAGGTTATCGAGAAAGCACTGAAAGTGGAAGTCGACATAGGTACTGTTAATATGGGGATTGGTTTTGTTAGAACAGGTCTGGTTGCCAATAAAAATGGAGCTCTTATTGGAGAGAACACTACAGGGCCTGAAGTTTTTAGAATAGAAGAGGCACTTGGTTACTTGTGA